A window of Chromatiaceae bacterium contains these coding sequences:
- a CDS encoding efflux RND transporter permease subunit, whose amino-acid sequence MNHDETLSQSEGTPRFTDESLGIAGRTARFFLRSPLSPLFYVAMLMMGLLGLVMTPRQEDPQISVPMIDIMVQYPGASAQQVSNLAMQPLERIMSEIPGVKHVYSAAQRNGGMVTVQFDVGESMGPSLVKVNDKLASNQDKIPPGVMQPLVKSKGIDDVPIVTLTLWSMDSDRDGLPDVDDGQLRLLAQDVLQAIKEVQDTANAFVVGGRREQVTVDVQPERLAGYGISLDQVAQTIQTANAETFAGGLETSGAHFSVSTGAFLKGMDDISRLVVGTHQGQPVYVRDVARVSQGPEDARHLVAYYTGPAAPEGVKADGVPAVTIAVAKKELTNGVSVANAILARVEELKGERIPYNVEVSVTRNYGASADDKVSELIFKLFIATGWVFLLVWGAFRALRPAIVVMLVIPVVLLMTIFVAWIWNYTIDRVSLFALIFSIGILVDDAIVVVENIYRRWLEEGHTGDDIAIEAVAEVGNPTILATFTVIAALLPMGFVSGMMGPYMEPIPALGSAAMFISLFAAFVFTPYLAISKWLRPSMAYLEKAEKREHKEAEKIEKLFRRILVPLIESKRKRKIFRLVLWGTFAFTLTFFYFKWVAVKMMPLDNKPEYTVVVDMPEGTALPVTANLAHRLVDKLRASQPEITAVQLYAGTARPYDFNGMVRHYYLRSDPWQAELQVQLLHKKERKRSSHQLAIEAREVLLPLVAGTGAKISVVEMPPGPPVLQSVVAEIHGPSAEVRRQFTRDMTAIFDQAESLVDVDNYLREPYDYWRFDVDTEKAVRGGISVDAINRNLAMALGGAPMGDVKEQAGHEPINIVVQVPMAERSEIERLGDLPVQSTSGMTLPLRELGRFERVPEEDIIYRKDLRAVEYVVADVGGTLAAPVYGMLQIQDILDQKGYKAPDGVAPLSYWTQAPANDRHSSWEWAGEWTVTYETFRDMGAAFAVALVLIYILVVWEFGNFRIPLVIMAPIPLTLLGIIPAHFLMFSMGKGGEFTATSMIGWIALAGIIVRNSILLVDFSIHEVQKGVPVAEAVIRACKTRTRPILITALALVAGSSVIFTDPIFQGMAISLASGVLVSTVLTLIVIPLGCVEASKDLCEVAVATAHPGVKVPCANGEGGNGGGYAAAPTPDTKPRPAKSGLLIRIWMGLFEVISMAFYLVRGILLLLIDLVKGLFKPKKAKRVASPPPSPPTPPAAVAGGGAPSPASPAAPAAGGEAPPVPPATQAEASAEPLAKLSSEAPAPAPAPAPAPAPAPAPVPVTVGPVAAQQPAPALAAIPAQKTEASARKKTPAPARKAAAPAKKAEGSPANLIQKKSPRRGIRLKNDADEGPGHD is encoded by the coding sequence ATGAATCACGACGAGACCCTGAGTCAATCCGAGGGAACCCCCAGGTTTACGGACGAGAGTCTCGGCATTGCCGGGCGCACGGCGCGATTCTTCCTTCGTTCCCCCCTGTCACCGCTCTTCTATGTCGCCATGCTCATGATGGGCCTGCTCGGCCTGGTCATGACGCCGCGGCAGGAAGATCCTCAGATCTCGGTGCCCATGATCGATATCATGGTTCAGTACCCTGGCGCCTCGGCCCAGCAGGTCAGTAACCTCGCCATGCAGCCGCTGGAGCGGATCATGAGCGAGATACCTGGCGTCAAACACGTCTACTCCGCGGCCCAGCGCAACGGTGGCATGGTCACCGTCCAATTCGATGTCGGTGAGTCGATGGGTCCGTCCCTGGTCAAGGTCAACGACAAGTTGGCCTCCAATCAGGACAAGATCCCGCCCGGGGTCATGCAGCCGCTGGTCAAGAGCAAGGGCATCGATGATGTCCCCATCGTGACCCTCACCCTCTGGTCGATGGACTCGGACCGCGACGGCCTGCCGGACGTGGACGACGGCCAGTTGCGGTTGCTGGCCCAGGACGTGCTCCAGGCTATCAAGGAGGTCCAGGATACGGCTAACGCCTTCGTCGTCGGTGGTCGCCGCGAGCAGGTCACGGTGGACGTCCAGCCCGAGCGCCTGGCCGGCTACGGGATCAGCCTGGATCAGGTGGCTCAGACGATCCAGACCGCCAATGCCGAAACCTTCGCTGGCGGTCTCGAGACCAGTGGCGCCCATTTCTCCGTCTCCACCGGTGCCTTCCTGAAGGGCATGGACGATATCAGCCGCCTGGTGGTTGGCACCCATCAGGGTCAGCCCGTCTATGTCCGTGATGTGGCCCGCGTCTCCCAGGGTCCGGAGGACGCGAGGCACCTGGTCGCCTACTACACGGGTCCGGCCGCCCCCGAGGGCGTCAAGGCCGATGGCGTGCCGGCGGTGACCATCGCCGTAGCCAAGAAGGAACTGACCAACGGCGTGAGCGTAGCCAATGCCATACTCGCCCGGGTGGAGGAACTCAAGGGCGAGCGTATCCCTTACAACGTCGAAGTCAGTGTCACCCGCAATTATGGCGCCTCGGCGGACGACAAGGTCAGCGAGCTCATCTTCAAGCTCTTCATCGCCACGGGCTGGGTCTTCCTCTTGGTGTGGGGGGCCTTCCGCGCCCTGCGCCCGGCCATCGTGGTCATGCTGGTTATTCCCGTCGTCCTGCTCATGACCATCTTCGTGGCCTGGATCTGGAATTACACCATCGACCGGGTGAGCCTCTTCGCCCTCATCTTCTCCATTGGTATCCTGGTGGATGATGCCATCGTGGTGGTGGAAAATATTTACCGCCGCTGGCTGGAGGAGGGCCACACCGGCGACGATATCGCCATCGAGGCCGTGGCGGAGGTGGGCAACCCCACCATCCTCGCCACCTTCACCGTGATCGCCGCCCTGCTGCCCATGGGCTTCGTCTCCGGCATGATGGGCCCCTATATGGAACCGATCCCGGCCCTAGGCTCGGCGGCCATGTTTATCTCCCTCTTTGCCGCCTTTGTCTTCACGCCCTACCTGGCCATCTCCAAGTGGCTGCGGCCCTCCATGGCCTATCTGGAAAAGGCCGAGAAGCGCGAGCACAAGGAGGCGGAGAAGATCGAAAAGCTCTTCCGCCGCATTCTGGTTCCTCTCATCGAGAGCAAGCGCAAGCGGAAAATTTTCCGCTTGGTACTTTGGGGCACCTTTGCCTTCACCCTGACCTTCTTCTACTTCAAGTGGGTCGCGGTCAAGATGATGCCCTTGGACAATAAGCCCGAATACACGGTGGTGGTCGATATGCCGGAGGGCACGGCCCTGCCGGTGACGGCCAACCTGGCCCATCGCCTGGTGGACAAGCTCCGCGCCAGCCAGCCGGAGATCACGGCGGTCCAGCTTTACGCCGGTACGGCACGGCCTTACGACTTTAATGGCATGGTGCGCCACTACTATTTACGCTCGGACCCCTGGCAGGCCGAGTTACAGGTGCAACTCCTTCACAAGAAGGAGCGTAAGCGCTCCAGTCATCAACTGGCCATCGAGGCCCGAGAGGTCCTGCTGCCGCTGGTGGCGGGTACGGGTGCCAAGATCTCGGTGGTTGAGATGCCACCCGGGCCCCCGGTGCTCCAGTCGGTGGTGGCCGAGATCCATGGCCCCTCGGCGGAGGTCCGCCGCCAGTTCACCCGCGATATGACCGCCATCTTCGACCAGGCGGAGAGCCTGGTTGACGTGGACAATTACTTGCGCGAACCCTATGACTACTGGCGTTTTGACGTGGACACGGAAAAGGCGGTGCGCGGCGGTATCTCCGTGGATGCCATCAACCGCAACCTGGCCATGGCCCTGGGCGGCGCACCCATGGGGGACGTTAAGGAGCAGGCCGGTCACGAACCCATCAATATCGTCGTGCAGGTGCCGATGGCGGAGCGTTCGGAGATCGAACGGCTGGGCGACCTGCCCGTCCAGTCGACCTCGGGCATGACCCTCCCCTTGCGCGAGTTGGGCCGCTTCGAACGGGTGCCCGAGGAGGACATCATCTATCGCAAGGATCTGCGCGCGGTCGAATATGTGGTGGCGGATGTAGGTGGAACCCTGGCCGCGCCCGTCTACGGCATGCTCCAGATCCAGGATATTCTGGACCAGAAAGGTTACAAGGCACCAGATGGCGTGGCCCCTCTGAGTTACTGGACCCAGGCCCCGGCCAACGATCGCCACTCGTCCTGGGAGTGGGCTGGCGAGTGGACCGTCACCTACGAGACCTTCCGCGACATGGGCGCGGCCTTTGCCGTGGCCCTGGTGCTCATCTATATCCTGGTGGTGTGGGAGTTTGGTAACTTCCGCATTCCCCTCGTCATTATGGCGCCCATTCCGCTGACCCTGCTGGGCATTATTCCGGCCCACTTCCTTATGTTCAGCATGGGGAAGGGCGGGGAGTTTACCGCTACCTCCATGATCGGCTGGATAGCCCTAGCCGGAATCATTGTCCGCAACTCCATCCTGCTGGTTGATTTCTCGATCCATGAGGTGCAAAAGGGTGTCCCGGTGGCCGAGGCGGTGATTCGTGCCTGTAAGACCCGGACCCGACCCATTCTCATCACGGCCCTGGCCCTGGTGGCGGGTTCCAGTGTTATCTTCACCGATCCCATCTTCCAGGGCATGGCCATCTCCCTGGCCTCGGGGGTGCTGGTGTCCACCGTCCTGACCCTGATCGTCATTCCCCTGGGTTGCGTCGAGGCCAGCAAGGATCTGTGTGAGGTGGCGGTGGCGACGGCGCATCCCGGCGTCAAGGTCCCTTGCGCCAATGGCGAGGGTGGCAATGGCGGCGGCTACGCGGCGGCACCGACTCCGGACACCAAGCCTCGGCCGGCCAAGAGCGGCCTGCTGATCCGCATTTGGATGGGCCTGTTCGAAGTCATCTCCATGGCCTTTTACCTGGTTCGGGGTATCCTCCTGCTGCTTATCGATCTGGTGAAAGGCCTCTTCAAGCCTAAGAAGGCTAAGCGGGTCGCGTCGCCACCTCCATCCCCCCCCACGCCGCCAGCCGCTGTCGCGGGTGGCGGTGCTCCGTCCCCAGCGAGTCCGGCCGCCCCCGCGGCAGGGGGGGAAGCCCCGCCAGTCCCGCCGGCGACCCAGGCCGAGGCGAGCGCCGAGCCCTTGGCTAAGTTATCCTCGGAGGCACCGGCACCGGCACCGGCACCGGCACCGGCACCGGCACCCGCTCCCGCTCCGGTTCCAGTCACGGTCGGACCCGTTGCGGCTCAGCAGCCTGCCCCCGCGCTGGCGGCTATCCCGGCCCAAAAGACCGAGGCCAGCGCACGAAAAAAGACTCCGGCTCCGGCCCGGAAGGCCGCCGCTCCGGCTAAAAAAGCGGAGGGATCCCCGGCTAACCTGATCCAGAAGAAGTCCCCGCGTCGTGGTATTCGACTCAAGAACGACGCGGATGAAGGGCCCGGCCACGATTGA